The following are encoded together in the Planctobacterium marinum genome:
- a CDS encoding FecR family protein: MNSLQQQDIEQQARDWLVKLESSELSAEQEDLFIAWLGESDAHGIAFQQAEQTWQLMHEAKKSVTTETQGEKVISLAKQRGRLTAKERNTKSQSGNSIARLVMSLAATVLLSFMALFWGQEAWWTLTADHFTATGQTQQRTLPDGSVITLNTHSAIKLHFSENERLVELLSGEIYVDVYSDKTRPFVVEAGAMRVTALGTEFNVKKNAGNTPTVVVTEHKVKVENTQKNAAELVLQEGQQVKLETQYNRFSNVQNVDIQQTQGWLQKKLIFENELFGNVVNELRRYTKKQIIIRNSNIEQLRVTGVVQLDDPIAALRSLTEQLNLSFNTATPYVILIDKG; the protein is encoded by the coding sequence ATGAACTCGCTCCAACAACAAGATATTGAACAACAAGCCCGTGATTGGCTGGTGAAACTGGAATCTTCTGAGCTTAGTGCCGAACAAGAGGACTTGTTTATTGCCTGGCTAGGAGAGAGCGACGCTCATGGTATTGCCTTCCAGCAGGCGGAGCAAACATGGCAATTGATGCACGAAGCAAAAAAGTCTGTCACCACTGAAACACAAGGAGAAAAGGTCATCTCCCTGGCAAAGCAACGGGGACGATTAACAGCCAAGGAACGAAACACTAAGAGTCAATCCGGCAATAGTATTGCTCGCCTGGTGATGTCGTTAGCTGCCACCGTATTGTTGAGTTTCATGGCATTATTTTGGGGACAAGAAGCTTGGTGGACGCTCACCGCGGATCACTTCACAGCAACCGGGCAAACACAACAACGTACTCTCCCCGATGGCTCAGTTATTACCCTCAACACCCATTCAGCCATTAAGCTGCATTTCTCAGAGAATGAACGTCTTGTGGAATTACTATCCGGTGAAATCTATGTTGATGTTTATTCTGATAAAACACGACCATTTGTGGTGGAAGCCGGAGCCATGCGAGTCACAGCATTAGGTACTGAGTTTAACGTTAAAAAGAATGCCGGTAACACACCGACTGTGGTAGTGACTGAGCACAAAGTTAAAGTTGAAAACACCCAAAAGAACGCGGCTGAACTTGTACTGCAAGAAGGCCAGCAGGTTAAACTGGAAACCCAATACAACCGCTTCAGTAACGTCCAGAATGTCGATATCCAACAAACTCAGGGCTGGTTACAAAAAAAACTCATCTTCGAAAATGAGCTGTTTGGTAACGTTGTTAACGAATTAAGACGCTATACTAAAAAACAGATAATTATACGCAATAGCAATATCGAGCAATTACGGGTCACCGGAGTTGTACAGTTAGATGATCCCATAGCAGCACTGCGATCACTTACAGAGCAGCTAAACCTGAGCTTCAATACGGCTACACCCTATGTGATTTTGATTGATAAAGGTTAA
- a CDS encoding RNA polymerase sigma factor — MSSIETIFEAHRESLASFIAKRIGSPASTDDIMQDLYIKLQTIDSATIKYPKAYLFRMANNLIIDEQRKQNRYVSEEEAPQPESQQGPEQIIQHRQKLEVIKDALQELPEKTRDVFYLQKLGDIDKNQVARQLDISVNMVEKHLRKALSFCQSKLKKYEDALLKSEQSTSKYNISRKQAPK, encoded by the coding sequence ATGTCTTCTATTGAGACAATATTTGAAGCGCACAGAGAAAGCTTGGCCAGCTTTATTGCCAAGCGGATCGGTTCGCCAGCCAGTACCGACGATATTATGCAGGACCTGTACATAAAACTGCAAACAATCGATAGCGCCACTATTAAGTACCCTAAGGCTTACTTGTTTCGCATGGCCAATAACCTGATCATCGATGAGCAACGCAAACAAAATCGCTATGTATCTGAAGAGGAAGCGCCGCAGCCAGAATCACAACAGGGTCCTGAGCAAATCATCCAACATCGCCAAAAACTTGAGGTAATAAAAGACGCATTGCAGGAGCTGCCAGAGAAGACTCGAGATGTGTTTTATCTACAAAAACTCGGTGATATTGATAAAAATCAGGTGGCCAGGCAACTTGATATCAGTGTTAATATGGTGGAAAAACACTTGCGCAAAGCGTTGAGTTTTTGCCAGTCAAAACTCAAAAAATATGAAGATGCATTACTCAAATCAGAGCAAAGTACGTCTAAGTACAATATAAGCCGAAAACAAGCGCCAAAATGA
- a CDS encoding bifunctional diguanylate cyclase/phosphodiesterase, translating into MPATKQLSKQDINVKFTLLTVLSAIVLILALILFEAISNERHHQNQVAEVTSELTELRASLEYTINRNINLTRGLATYISINPDLQQQEFARFAAPLLASENQIRNIGAAKNLVVTHMYPLLENQQVIGLDYREIPEQIEAANKAIQLNKTIMAGPLKLVQGDVGLIARTPIQNAQNGKSWGLLSVVLDYQAIMEASGVAQRKSLNLAIRGKDSKGANGEFFYGKSEITQQDPVAQSIQFSYGNWQLLATPAKGWDELHIHSPIWFTAVLLFSLCLLVLRHRYKSEMLYLSSVNNLVESEKKFRNIFHNHNAVMLLIDKDSGKIVDANAAALDFYGYSHKDLVSKRIQEINTMSEQEVAAEMEKAALLNQNYFTFQHRLANGEIRYVEVHSTPIISDDRRMLFSIIHDITARVENEQKLKLDAKVFEHSQEGVLVTDAQNRIITVNRAFTDITGYKQEDVAGDNPAILQSGRHDSVFYEDMYKDIVRQGYWKGEIWNRKKDGTIYPQLLSISKVENDANQLTHYVAVFSDITRLKQSEERMEQLAHYDALTGLPNRLLLKSRIEHAIERAKRNSDEKVAVLFLDLDHFKVVNDSLGHMVGDELLRQVATRLRSSLREEDTIARLGGDEFVILLEGITELRDLNAIAQNIIEEVKTPYLLNDCHETSVGTSIGIAVYPDDSSDIEKLFTYADSAMYKAKQNGRNTYAFYTESITQQADQRFRLSNQLSKAIERCELELYYQPQIDMVSKRIIGAEALIRWNHPDDGLLTPWAFIGIAEETGIIHEISKWVIQQGCQQLKKWQEAGHQLTLSINISPRDFRYDDFYDQVAKNIQSSGITANGLELELTENGLMETSGNIRELLQQLKSLGISLAVDDFGTGHSSIAYLKHFPVDKLKIDRSFVKDIDVDPADKMITETIIDMARNFNLKVVAEGVETLPQHDLLLELECDIAQGYLYSKPVPLNEFETLLEKNSLA; encoded by the coding sequence ATGCCCGCGACAAAACAACTTTCAAAACAAGACATCAACGTAAAATTTACCCTGTTAACAGTGCTCTCCGCCATCGTCTTGATTTTGGCCTTGATCCTCTTTGAAGCAATCAGCAACGAACGTCACCATCAAAATCAAGTGGCAGAGGTAACCTCCGAATTAACCGAACTACGGGCCAGTCTTGAATACACCATTAACCGCAATATCAATCTAACCAGAGGTTTAGCCACCTATATCTCCATCAACCCGGACCTTCAGCAACAAGAATTTGCTCGCTTCGCAGCCCCTTTACTGGCGAGTGAAAATCAGATCAGAAATATCGGTGCAGCAAAAAATCTGGTCGTTACCCATATGTATCCACTGCTAGAAAATCAGCAAGTGATCGGGTTAGATTATCGAGAGATTCCTGAGCAAATCGAAGCGGCCAATAAAGCCATACAACTGAACAAAACCATAATGGCAGGGCCACTAAAGCTGGTGCAAGGGGATGTTGGCTTGATTGCCCGAACACCTATCCAGAACGCCCAAAACGGCAAAAGTTGGGGACTGTTATCCGTGGTACTTGATTATCAAGCTATTATGGAAGCCAGCGGGGTCGCTCAGCGAAAATCTTTGAATTTGGCTATCCGGGGCAAAGACAGTAAAGGGGCTAACGGGGAGTTCTTCTATGGTAAGAGTGAGATAACACAACAGGATCCTGTAGCCCAGTCAATCCAGTTTTCCTATGGCAACTGGCAACTTTTGGCTACTCCGGCTAAAGGCTGGGATGAACTGCATATTCATTCTCCTATATGGTTCACTGCCGTATTGCTGTTTAGCTTGTGCTTGCTGGTATTAAGGCATCGCTATAAAAGCGAAATGCTGTACCTCAGCTCAGTCAATAACCTGGTAGAATCTGAGAAGAAATTTCGCAATATTTTCCATAACCACAACGCGGTTATGCTGCTGATAGACAAGGACAGCGGTAAGATTGTGGATGCCAATGCCGCCGCCCTGGATTTTTACGGATACAGCCACAAAGATCTGGTGAGTAAACGCATTCAGGAAATCAATACCATGTCGGAACAGGAAGTTGCTGCGGAAATGGAAAAAGCGGCCCTGTTAAACCAAAACTATTTCACCTTTCAGCATCGCCTGGCCAATGGCGAAATTCGCTATGTAGAAGTGCATTCCACCCCTATTATTTCGGATGACAGGCGAATGCTCTTTTCCATAATTCACGACATTACTGCACGAGTTGAAAACGAGCAAAAGCTCAAACTGGACGCTAAAGTATTTGAGCATTCTCAAGAAGGCGTATTGGTTACAGACGCTCAAAATCGCATTATTACCGTCAATCGAGCCTTTACCGATATCACCGGTTACAAGCAGGAAGACGTTGCTGGGGACAATCCCGCCATCTTGCAATCTGGCCGTCATGACTCTGTGTTTTATGAGGATATGTACAAGGATATTGTCCGCCAGGGTTATTGGAAAGGCGAAATCTGGAATCGCAAAAAAGATGGCACTATTTATCCACAACTACTCTCCATTAGTAAGGTGGAAAATGATGCCAATCAGCTTACCCACTATGTCGCAGTGTTCTCTGACATCACCCGGTTAAAACAATCAGAAGAGCGCATGGAACAGCTGGCCCATTATGATGCCTTAACCGGCTTGCCAAACCGTCTACTGTTAAAATCACGTATTGAACACGCCATTGAACGCGCCAAGAGAAACTCAGACGAAAAAGTAGCGGTCTTATTTTTGGATTTAGATCATTTCAAAGTGGTAAACGACAGTTTAGGTCACATGGTGGGCGATGAGCTCTTGCGCCAGGTGGCGACACGCCTGAGATCATCGCTACGGGAAGAGGATACGATAGCCCGCTTGGGAGGAGATGAATTCGTTATTTTGCTGGAGGGCATCACAGAGCTGCGAGACCTCAATGCAATAGCGCAAAACATAATCGAAGAAGTAAAAACGCCGTATTTGTTAAATGATTGCCACGAAACATCTGTGGGCACCAGTATCGGTATCGCTGTCTATCCTGACGATAGTAGCGACATAGAAAAGCTGTTTACCTATGCTGATTCGGCAATGTACAAAGCCAAACAGAATGGCCGCAATACCTATGCTTTCTATACAGAATCCATTACCCAGCAGGCCGATCAACGCTTCCGATTGAGCAATCAACTCTCCAAAGCCATTGAACGCTGTGAATTGGAGCTGTATTACCAACCACAGATAGATATGGTCAGCAAACGCATTATTGGTGCTGAGGCATTGATCCGCTGGAACCATCCAGACGATGGCTTACTCACACCTTGGGCGTTTATTGGTATTGCAGAGGAAACCGGCATCATTCACGAAATATCAAAATGGGTGATACAGCAAGGTTGTCAGCAATTGAAAAAATGGCAAGAAGCTGGCCACCAGTTAACCCTGTCCATCAATATTTCTCCGCGCGACTTCCGCTACGATGATTTTTACGATCAAGTGGCTAAAAACATACAAAGCAGCGGCATCACAGCCAATGGACTGGAGCTGGAACTAACCGAAAATGGCTTGATGGAAACCTCTGGGAATATCCGAGAGTTGCTGCAACAACTTAAATCCCTTGGTATTTCTTTGGCGGTGGACGACTTCGGCACTGGTCACTCCTCTATTGCCTATCTCAAGCACTTTCCGGTGGACAAATTAAAAATTGACCGCAGTTTTGTGAAAGATATTGACGTTGATCCCGCCGATAAAATGATCACTGAAACCATTATTGATATGGCTCGCAACTTCAACCTCAAAGTTGTTGCTGAGGGCGTTGAAACCCTTCCCCAGCACGACTTATTACTAGAACTGGAATGCGACATAGCCCAAGGCTATTTGTATAGTAAACCCGTGCCATTGAATGAGTTCGAAACACTATTAGAGAAAAATAGTTTGGCATAA
- a CDS encoding GAK system CofD-like protein produces the protein MQTRLDETDYNDLVVTRGVIIPDRMRISRYEKIPELGPRILFFSGGSALNGVARKLKDYTHNSIHLVTPFDSGGSSAVIREFFDMPAVGDLRSRMMALADETVLGNPEILRLFNYRFDKTTDNQILRSRLEAMVAGEDELTKDILNPMRSLICNHLGYFLKVMPGAFNLRGASIGNLILVGGYVNQHRELDPIIFLFSELVKVQGIVRSITEDNYHLAAELEDGTQIIGQHLLTGKEQPPVTSPIKKLRLSTDLDSLNRVTTTLKKRNRKLIASAELICYPPGSFYSSLVANLLPYGVAECIANNACPKVYIPNRGRDPEQVGMSINDQVDTLLQRLQGQFEQPVAVTRLLNFILYDSRKLRGSECLDIKRFSEMGIQIIDTPLMSEERPDYYDDLSLVKAIISLT, from the coding sequence GTGCAAACACGTCTAGATGAAACAGATTATAATGACCTTGTTGTGACACGAGGCGTAATTATTCCGGATCGCATGCGCATTAGTCGTTATGAAAAAATTCCCGAGTTAGGTCCCCGCATTCTATTTTTCAGTGGCGGTAGTGCCCTCAATGGCGTGGCCCGTAAACTGAAAGATTACACCCATAATTCCATTCATTTGGTGACCCCATTTGACTCTGGTGGCAGCTCTGCTGTGATACGTGAATTTTTCGATATGCCGGCGGTGGGGGATTTACGCAGTCGTATGATGGCACTTGCGGACGAAACCGTATTGGGTAATCCCGAAATCTTGCGCCTGTTCAATTATCGGTTTGATAAAACCACCGACAATCAAATATTGCGGTCGCGCCTCGAGGCCATGGTGGCCGGTGAGGATGAGCTAACCAAAGATATTCTCAATCCCATGCGCAGTCTCATCTGCAATCACCTTGGCTACTTTCTTAAAGTGATGCCCGGTGCGTTTAACTTGCGCGGTGCTAGTATCGGCAATCTGATTCTGGTGGGCGGCTATGTTAATCAGCATCGCGAACTTGATCCTATCATTTTCTTATTCTCTGAACTGGTTAAAGTACAAGGGATAGTCCGTAGTATCACCGAGGACAACTACCATCTGGCTGCTGAACTCGAGGATGGGACGCAAATCATTGGTCAGCACTTACTTACTGGTAAGGAACAGCCGCCTGTTACCAGTCCCATTAAAAAGCTGCGCTTGAGCACGGATTTAGATTCTCTAAACCGGGTCACTACAACGCTTAAAAAACGCAATCGCAAACTCATTGCCAGTGCTGAATTGATTTGCTATCCGCCCGGTAGCTTCTATTCAAGCCTGGTGGCCAATTTATTACCTTATGGCGTGGCTGAATGTATTGCCAATAACGCCTGTCCCAAAGTCTATATTCCCAATCGTGGCCGGGATCCTGAGCAGGTAGGAATGTCTATCAATGATCAAGTGGATACGTTGTTGCAAAGGTTACAAGGACAATTTGAGCAACCGGTGGCAGTGACTCGGTTATTGAACTTTATTCTCTACGACAGCCGCAAGCTGCGAGGAAGTGAATGCTTGGATATCAAGCGATTTAGCGAGATGGGCATACAGATCATTGATACGCCGCTGATGAGTGAAGAGCGACCCGATTATTATGATGACCTTAGTTTAGTTAAGGCCATCATTTCTTTAACCTAA
- a CDS encoding class I SAM-dependent methyltransferase has translation MITKLKLATLSKSLLIGSLLAAFSANTLAHDHGNKALQSIIEARPAEMQARDQYRNPQETLDFFEVKPGMTVAEALPGGGWYSGILADYLGKDGALYGINYVDSMWARFGFFSEERITEMKAATKAFPGLVAELSDSGIAVEGYTFETIPEALDGTVDRVLFIRALHNLNRFESQAGTLTQALKATYNMLKSDGLVGVVQHAVAESDADNDGSRGYLKASQVQAAFEAAGFELVASSDINKNPKDEPTASDIVWRLPPSYVGVGDDADKKKAADAIGESNRMTLLFKKKS, from the coding sequence ATGATAACCAAATTAAAACTCGCGACACTGAGCAAGTCTCTGCTCATCGGCTCTCTGCTGGCCGCTTTTAGCGCTAATACGCTGGCTCACGACCACGGTAATAAAGCACTGCAATCGATAATCGAGGCGCGCCCTGCAGAAATGCAGGCCCGCGACCAGTACCGCAATCCACAAGAGACCCTGGATTTTTTCGAAGTTAAACCCGGAATGACTGTGGCAGAAGCCCTTCCCGGCGGGGGTTGGTATTCCGGGATTTTAGCCGATTACCTTGGTAAAGACGGGGCACTGTATGGAATCAATTACGTCGATAGTATGTGGGCGCGTTTCGGCTTTTTCAGTGAAGAGCGTATTACAGAAATGAAAGCCGCCACCAAAGCCTTCCCCGGCTTAGTAGCTGAGCTATCTGACAGTGGTATTGCCGTTGAGGGCTATACCTTTGAAACCATTCCCGAAGCTTTAGATGGTACTGTTGATCGCGTTTTGTTTATTCGCGCCCTGCACAATTTAAATCGCTTTGAAAGCCAGGCAGGCACACTCACTCAAGCATTAAAAGCCACTTATAACATGCTCAAGTCCGATGGTCTTGTGGGTGTGGTACAGCACGCAGTTGCTGAGTCGGATGCAGATAACGATGGTAGCCGCGGATATCTGAAAGCCTCACAAGTGCAAGCGGCGTTTGAAGCGGCAGGTTTTGAATTAGTGGCCAGTTCTGACATCAACAAAAACCCCAAGGACGAGCCCACAGCTAGTGACATTGTCTGGCGCTTACCGCCATCATATGTTGGTGTTGGTGATGATGCCGACAAGAAAAAAGCAGCGGATGCCATTGGCGAATCCAACCGCATGACCTTGCTGTTTAAGAAAAAAAGCTAA
- a CDS encoding tryptophan halogenase family protein, which translates to MNTLPGNKPVSKVVIAGGGTAGWMAAAALSKLLGKSIQVTLVESDEIGTVGVGEATIPPIRTLHKLLGIDEREFMRATNATFKLGIQFENWGAQGDSYIHSFGITGRECWAGEFHHFWLRAKSQGLDMPFGAFCLEHEAAIANKFALTNDVPLNFAYHLDATRYGLFLRDMAKQHQVQRKEGKITRVQQCPKSGFISALTLDSGEQVEGDLFIDCTGFRGLLIEQTLHTGYDNWSHYLPCDSALAVQCGGNTSPRPYTRSIAHEAGWQWQIPLQNRIGNGLVYAQGFIDDDKAKALLMNNLPGEPLHDPRVIRFTPGKRRKGWHKNCVALGLASGFIEPLESTSIHLIMTGLVRLMRLFPSNGITESAINEYNNKFDSEMQCILDFIAMHYAVTERRDSGFWRHCATMELPASLQHKIALFKETGRVFLDDGDIFRVDSWTQVMLGQRLLPAQYHPICHEMGQAEFQRFMQGLQQQVKSKCERLLEHGEFVQRYLG; encoded by the coding sequence ATGAATACTTTGCCAGGCAACAAACCCGTATCGAAAGTGGTCATTGCGGGCGGCGGAACCGCTGGATGGATGGCAGCCGCTGCACTGTCAAAACTGCTGGGAAAAAGTATCCAGGTGACGTTAGTGGAGTCAGATGAAATTGGCACTGTCGGAGTGGGTGAAGCCACCATCCCGCCAATTCGCACCTTGCACAAATTGCTGGGCATTGACGAGCGAGAATTCATGCGCGCTACCAATGCGACTTTTAAACTGGGTATCCAATTTGAGAATTGGGGGGCGCAAGGCGACAGCTATATCCACTCTTTTGGCATTACCGGACGCGAATGTTGGGCCGGGGAATTTCATCATTTTTGGTTAAGGGCAAAATCCCAAGGTCTGGATATGCCCTTTGGTGCATTTTGTTTAGAGCACGAAGCCGCCATTGCTAATAAGTTTGCACTTACCAACGATGTACCTCTCAATTTTGCTTACCACCTGGACGCCACGCGATACGGACTATTTTTACGTGACATGGCAAAGCAGCATCAGGTACAACGCAAAGAAGGGAAGATAACCCGGGTTCAGCAATGCCCCAAAAGCGGCTTTATTTCCGCCTTAACGCTGGACAGTGGAGAACAGGTAGAAGGTGATCTGTTTATCGATTGCACCGGCTTTAGAGGTTTATTAATAGAGCAAACTTTGCATACGGGTTATGACAACTGGTCTCACTATCTGCCCTGTGACAGTGCGCTTGCCGTACAATGCGGCGGGAATACTTCTCCCCGCCCCTACACTCGCTCAATCGCGCATGAAGCAGGCTGGCAGTGGCAAATCCCACTGCAAAATCGCATCGGCAACGGTCTGGTGTATGCGCAAGGTTTTATTGATGACGACAAAGCCAAAGCATTATTGATGAATAACCTACCTGGCGAACCGTTGCATGATCCGCGCGTGATCCGCTTTACACCTGGAAAACGACGCAAAGGCTGGCACAAAAACTGTGTCGCATTGGGTTTGGCTTCGGGATTCATAGAGCCTCTGGAATCCACAAGTATTCACCTGATCATGACAGGACTGGTGCGCCTGATGCGGCTATTCCCAAGCAACGGCATTACCGAATCGGCGATTAACGAATACAACAACAAGTTCGACAGTGAAATGCAGTGCATTCTGGATTTTATCGCGATGCATTATGCCGTCACCGAGCGCCGGGACAGTGGTTTCTGGCGTCATTGCGCCACTATGGAGCTGCCAGCATCACTGCAGCACAAAATAGCTTTATTCAAGGAAACCGGACGGGTATTTTTGGATGATGGCGACATATTTCGTGTGGACTCGTGGACTCAGGTGATGCTAGGCCAGCGTTTGCTCCCGGCCCAATATCACCCAATATGTCACGAAATGGGGCAAGCGGAGTTCCAGCGCTTTATGCAAGGTTTACAGCAACAGGTTAAAAGCAAATGTGAACGGTTACTGGAGCACGGAGAATTCGTTCAGCGCTATCTAGGCTAA
- a CDS encoding tryptophan halogenase family protein produces MREISNVLILGGGSAGWLTAGRIAAQLQQRQPEIMVTLVESPTLSKIGVGEGSWPSLRHTLRQIGISEQQFLVFCQASYKQGSKFIGWRHNQPNDAYYHPFTNPTGYTELNLVQHWQSSKTASFADSFCVQPGICEAGLAPKQQATPDYAHVLNYGYHFDADKLAELLTLHCTQKLGVVHIRDHIEAVESHANGDIKALIGQQSGPLEADLFIDCSGMAARLIEKHFDVKWRSVAEVLPVNSALASQVPYVSTDAPIQSTTNATAKAKGWVWDIGLYHRRGVGFAYAQEHCSDEEAHDTLYQHLKAQLPEDKLQALTFRKLSFNPGYREKLWQNNCIAIGMCAGFIEPLEASAIAMVELSINMLCEEFPRNREHMALLSNRFNKRFAYRWQRVIDFVKLHYVLSERQDSDFWRSHRLPESIPESLHILLQLWRYQAPSRLDFIENEEVFPSTSYQYILYGMGFESDIAKDTPYFLSKARVAELQRQTELTRQKYQQGLPQNRVLLSFLHQKHQEMK; encoded by the coding sequence ATGCGTGAAATAAGTAATGTCCTGATTTTAGGTGGTGGTAGTGCTGGCTGGTTGACGGCTGGCCGCATCGCTGCACAATTACAACAGCGCCAGCCTGAGATTATGGTTACCCTGGTAGAGTCACCGACCCTGTCAAAGATTGGTGTCGGTGAAGGCAGCTGGCCCTCGTTACGCCATACACTGAGACAAATCGGCATCAGTGAGCAACAATTCTTAGTGTTTTGTCAAGCTTCATACAAACAAGGTTCAAAGTTTATTGGCTGGCGCCATAACCAGCCGAATGACGCCTATTACCACCCCTTTACCAACCCCACAGGTTACACCGAACTCAATCTGGTTCAGCACTGGCAAAGTAGCAAGACAGCCAGCTTCGCCGACAGTTTTTGTGTGCAGCCAGGTATTTGTGAAGCTGGACTTGCCCCAAAGCAACAGGCAACCCCGGATTACGCCCACGTACTCAATTACGGCTACCATTTCGATGCTGACAAACTGGCAGAGCTGCTGACCTTACATTGCACACAAAAGCTAGGTGTAGTGCATATCCGCGATCATATTGAAGCAGTTGAAAGCCACGCAAATGGGGATATCAAAGCCCTGATTGGTCAGCAATCAGGTCCGCTTGAAGCTGACTTATTTATTGATTGCAGCGGCATGGCCGCGCGTTTAATTGAAAAACACTTCGATGTGAAGTGGCGTAGCGTCGCAGAGGTTTTACCGGTCAACTCTGCACTTGCGTCACAGGTACCCTATGTATCAACTGATGCACCCATCCAATCTACCACCAATGCCACCGCCAAGGCCAAAGGTTGGGTTTGGGATATTGGTCTATACCACCGTCGCGGTGTCGGTTTTGCCTATGCCCAAGAACACTGTAGTGACGAAGAAGCTCACGACACCCTGTATCAACACTTAAAAGCGCAACTTCCAGAAGATAAATTGCAAGCACTTACTTTCAGAAAATTATCGTTTAACCCGGGCTATAGAGAAAAACTCTGGCAAAACAACTGTATCGCGATTGGGATGTGCGCCGGGTTCATCGAACCGCTGGAAGCCTCAGCCATTGCCATGGTAGAGCTCAGTATAAATATGTTATGTGAGGAATTTCCTCGCAACCGCGAGCACATGGCACTACTGTCAAATCGTTTTAACAAACGTTTTGCTTATCGATGGCAGCGGGTAATCGATTTTGTCAAGCTGCACTACGTGCTGAGCGAGCGTCAGGATTCAGACTTCTGGCGGAGTCATCGCCTGCCTGAATCCATTCCCGAGTCGTTACACATTCTATTACAATTGTGGCGCTACCAAGCTCCTTCCCGGTTGGACTTTATCGAAAATGAAGAGGTCTTCCCCTCAACCAGCTATCAATACATTTTATATGGCATGGGCTTTGAAAGTGATATCGCAAAAGACACGCCCTATTTTCTGAGTAAGGCACGCGTCGCAGAATTACAACGTCAGACTGAACTCACTCGCCAGAAGTATCAACAGGGTTTACCTCAAAACCGCGTATTGTTGAGCTTCCTACACCAAAAACACCAAGAGATGAAATAA